The following proteins are co-located in the Pedobacter sp. FW305-3-2-15-E-R2A2 genome:
- a CDS encoding phosphatase PAP2 family protein, translating into MQFRPHFYPFLLSGCLSFFTFTGKAQYADSTLQQPVVNTFWKSTLVKKSTVPLLMFGATALTWPHRKEIREVRNRFIPNFRYKFDDYMQYAPAAAVVALNMAGVKGKHSPKRAFVSYLFSMGIMGTVVNGVKHTARVERPDASSKNSFPSGHTAMAFMNATVLDKEYGQYAHPLYGVAGYAMATATALGRGLNNRHWVTDVLAGAGIGIISTELGYLVTDQIFKNRGMNEPVKRNPVPIQAKPSFLEMHLGYATATSSDMAAIDPESIYTEGGFNYGLEGAWFLNKNFGIGGEFAFTSFPLNSEKVKLVPELDEISNGLFTQALGVRYLNIGPYFSLPLANNWFVTAKLNAGLSSGSNGNVILNIKEEYQKEYGTAELPYLKYKPKAAFSWSAGVGIQKRIGRNTAIKAYTTYFNSAHEFDMKGLQDIDDDGHYIYEPLPPDYSKTRFNHLTFGLGITAFIW; encoded by the coding sequence ATGCAGTTCAGACCCCATTTTTATCCGTTCTTACTCAGCGGATGCCTTAGCTTTTTTACTTTTACGGGAAAAGCACAATATGCAGACAGCACTTTACAGCAACCTGTTGTAAACACCTTTTGGAAAAGTACACTTGTCAAAAAATCGACCGTCCCTTTACTGATGTTTGGTGCAACAGCGCTAACCTGGCCACACCGCAAGGAGATCAGGGAAGTTAGGAACAGGTTTATTCCTAACTTCAGGTATAAGTTTGACGATTACATGCAGTATGCCCCTGCAGCGGCCGTAGTGGCGCTGAATATGGCTGGTGTAAAAGGAAAGCACAGTCCTAAAAGGGCTTTTGTCTCTTATCTTTTCTCCATGGGCATCATGGGGACAGTCGTAAATGGGGTAAAACATACGGCAAGGGTGGAACGTCCTGATGCCAGTTCAAAGAATTCCTTTCCTTCCGGACATACCGCGATGGCCTTCATGAATGCGACAGTTCTGGACAAGGAATACGGACAATATGCACATCCGTTATATGGGGTTGCCGGTTATGCAATGGCTACTGCAACCGCTTTAGGCCGCGGACTAAACAACAGACATTGGGTAACAGATGTACTCGCCGGAGCGGGTATCGGGATCATATCAACAGAACTGGGCTACCTGGTTACCGACCAGATTTTCAAAAACAGAGGTATGAATGAACCTGTAAAACGTAACCCTGTTCCAATTCAGGCGAAGCCAAGCTTCCTTGAAATGCACCTTGGTTATGCCACGGCTACCAGCAGTGATATGGCAGCAATAGATCCGGAAAGCATTTACACCGAAGGCGGCTTCAATTACGGATTGGAAGGCGCCTGGTTTTTAAACAAAAACTTCGGTATTGGCGGCGAGTTTGCCTTTACCAGTTTCCCTTTAAACTCAGAGAAAGTAAAATTGGTTCCCGAATTAGATGAAATCAGTAATGGCTTGTTCACACAGGCCCTGGGGGTAAGGTATTTAAACATCGGTCCTTATTTCAGTTTGCCTTTGGCCAACAACTGGTTTGTGACGGCGAAGCTAAATGCCGGCCTATCTTCAGGCAGCAACGGAAACGTCATTTTAAACATTAAAGAGGAATATCAAAAAGAATACGGAACAGCAGAATTACCTTACCTGAAGTATAAGCCAAAGGCAGCCTTCAGCTGGTCGGCCGGAGTAGGCATTCAAAAAAGAATTGGCAGAAACACGGCCATCAAAGCTTATACGACTTACTTTAATTCTGCACATGAGTTTGACATGAAGGGACTTCAGGATATCGATGACGATGGCCATTACATCTACGAACCCCTACCTCCTGACTACAGTAAAACCAGGTTTAACCACCTCACCTTTGGCCTGGGGATTACCGCATTTATCTGGTAG
- a CDS encoding acyl-CoA thioesterase, whose translation MSTKIKSPKESFTIMNELVLPNDTNTLNNLMGGRLLHWMDIAAAISAQKHCNRIVVTASVDNVSFKQPIKLGDVITIEAKVTRAFNTSVEVRLDVWAENIPSGSRVKSNEAYYTFVAVDQSGRTIPVPELSPESPEEIELFAGALRRRQLRLILGGKMKANDAKELKALFFED comes from the coding sequence ATGAGCACAAAAATAAAAAGCCCGAAAGAATCTTTCACCATCATGAATGAGTTGGTATTGCCGAATGATACCAATACACTGAACAATTTAATGGGAGGCAGGTTGCTTCACTGGATGGACATTGCTGCTGCTATTTCGGCTCAAAAACATTGCAACAGGATCGTCGTTACCGCATCAGTGGACAATGTATCGTTTAAACAACCGATCAAACTGGGGGATGTGATCACGATTGAAGCAAAGGTAACCCGCGCATTTAATACTTCTGTAGAGGTGAGACTGGATGTATGGGCGGAAAATATTCCTTCAGGAAGCCGGGTAAAATCTAATGAGGCCTATTATACTTTTGTTGCGGTAGACCAAAGCGGAAGGACCATTCCTGTTCCTGAGCTTAGTCCCGAGAGCCCGGAAGAAATAGAGTTATTTGCCGGAGCTTTAAGAAGAAGACAGCTGCGCCTGATTCTTGGCGGAAAAATGAAAGCCAATGATGCTAAAGAACTTAAAGCTTTGTTCTTTGAAGATTAA
- a CDS encoding sodium:proton antiporter, which produces MTTYTTLIILSGLVIFSYLFDLVASKTKLPSVLLLLLLGIGLRVLVDNLQLHTFNFLTILPTLGTVGLILIVFEGSLELKYEREKNKLIKGAFLSAFFILITTVSVITFIIYQITGKELYVCFTNAIPFSVISSAIAIPSAAALSNKSKEFIIYESSFSDILGIILFNFAISNPHISVSSFAGLALSTTLILILSAISCITLLYLMGRISHHIKFFLIISILIMVYAIGQSYHLSSLVLILSFGLFLNNADTIKHAYFRSIFIYKNLSNDLTQLYQLSAESAFIIRTFFFVIFGFTMNIYALNDGIVIANGLIILATVFIIRFVYLKVFRKENSGTEAFIAPRGLISILLYFNLPPELKIPEVGTAFLFLVVLGSSLIMSIGLLSAKKTAKTAAVD; this is translated from the coding sequence ATGACGACATACACGACACTGATTATCTTAAGCGGACTCGTCATTTTTTCTTACTTATTTGATCTTGTTGCCAGTAAAACCAAATTACCTTCCGTACTCCTGCTCCTGCTTTTAGGAATCGGCTTACGTGTATTGGTAGATAACCTTCAGCTGCATACGTTTAATTTTCTAACGATTCTGCCTACATTGGGTACCGTTGGACTGATCCTGATCGTTTTTGAGGGCTCACTGGAGCTCAAATATGAGCGGGAGAAGAATAAGCTCATCAAAGGAGCCTTCCTGTCGGCTTTCTTTATTCTGATCACTACAGTATCGGTCATTACCTTTATCATCTACCAGATCACCGGAAAAGAGCTGTACGTGTGCTTCACGAATGCCATCCCTTTCAGCGTGATCAGTTCTGCCATTGCCATTCCTTCCGCAGCTGCTTTAAGCAATAAAAGCAAGGAGTTCATCATTTATGAATCTTCTTTTTCCGATATCCTCGGGATTATCCTCTTTAACTTTGCGATCTCCAATCCGCACATCTCAGTTTCTTCATTTGCAGGATTGGCCCTCAGCACTACACTGATCCTGATTCTTTCGGCGATTTCCTGCATTACCCTGTTGTACCTGATGGGGAGGATTTCACACCATATCAAGTTCTTCCTGATCATTTCGATCCTGATCATGGTATATGCGATCGGACAATCTTATCACCTGTCTTCACTGGTATTGATCCTTTCCTTTGGCCTGTTCCTGAACAATGCCGATACGATCAAACATGCCTATTTCAGGAGTATCTTTATCTATAAGAATTTATCGAATGATCTGACGCAGCTCTATCAGTTGTCGGCAGAAAGTGCCTTTATTATCCGCACCTTTTTCTTTGTGATCTTCGGATTTACGATGAATATTTATGCGCTGAATGATGGTATTGTGATTGCAAACGGACTGATTATCCTGGCTACTGTCTTCATTATCCGTTTTGTTTACCTCAAGGTTTTCAGAAAAGAAAACAGTGGCACAGAAGCTTTTATCGCCCCGAGGGGTCTGATCAGTATCTTATTGTATTTTAACCTGCCTCCGGAATTAAAGATTCCAGAGGTAGGTACGGCTTTCCTGTTCCTTGTGGTCTTGGGATCAAGCCTGATTATGAGTATCGGATTGTTATCTGCTAAGAAAACTGCAAAAACAGCAGCAGTAGATTAA
- a CDS encoding EVE domain-containing protein encodes MNHWLVKSEPFKYSWEKFNQDGRTFWDGVRNYQARNNLKLMKEGDLVLFYHSNEGKNVVGIAKVVKEFYQDPTTEDPNWVVVDLAPLEALKTPVTLEQIKAEESLKDISLVRQGRLSVMQLKAEEFDKILEMGSV; translated from the coding sequence ATGAATCATTGGCTCGTAAAAAGTGAACCCTTTAAATACAGTTGGGAAAAGTTTAACCAGGATGGAAGGACCTTCTGGGATGGGGTAAGAAACTACCAGGCACGTAACAACCTGAAATTGATGAAAGAGGGCGACCTTGTTTTATTTTACCATAGCAATGAAGGAAAGAATGTGGTAGGGATTGCCAAAGTCGTAAAAGAGTTCTACCAGGACCCGACCACAGAAGATCCGAATTGGGTAGTGGTTGATTTGGCCCCTCTGGAAGCGTTAAAAACACCGGTTACTTTGGAGCAAATCAAGGCAGAAGAAAGCTTAAAAGACATTTCATTAGTCAGACAAGGCCGCTTATCTGTAATGCAGCTGAAAGCAGAAGAGTTTGATAAAATCCTGGAAATGGGTTCTGTTTAA
- a CDS encoding DUF6266 family protein, whose protein sequence is MARITNGILGGFSGKVGPVVGYTLYGIDRMRSLPERTAPPTANELKNRSRFKLVQEVLNAIKGLVSVGFKDYWTKSGGMRAALSYNRQFALKTVGEGDYIDPASFKISGGNLAGLTGASVVQESEEVLRFNWDPSLVEGGSSYDQVMLLAIDMEGRKACCQSTGSFRSTGTEVLMLSEDLIGREVDIYVGVVARDRCSQSDSQYLGRMKLQGPEPILKEEREITEVISELAAEDFQNPCLDEERRLTEKNDIVKDIRPFVDPLYDKVISKGRSSYFRTMIVYDFGGFVFSFGNTSLSRNSFLT, encoded by the coding sequence ATGGCAAGAATTACAAATGGGATATTGGGTGGTTTCAGTGGAAAAGTAGGCCCTGTGGTCGGTTATACCTTATATGGTATTGACCGGATGAGGAGTTTACCCGAGCGAACTGCTCCTCCCACAGCAAACGAATTGAAAAACAGGAGCCGGTTTAAGCTGGTGCAGGAAGTCTTAAACGCGATTAAAGGATTAGTTAGCGTTGGATTCAAAGATTATTGGACAAAGAGCGGAGGGATGCGTGCTGCCCTTTCCTATAACAGACAGTTTGCCCTTAAAACAGTCGGGGAAGGAGATTACATTGATCCGGCTTCGTTTAAGATCAGCGGAGGGAATCTTGCTGGTTTAACGGGAGCTTCGGTCGTACAGGAAAGTGAGGAGGTCTTGCGCTTTAACTGGGATCCTTCCCTTGTTGAAGGTGGTTCTTCTTATGATCAGGTGATGCTGTTGGCGATAGATATGGAGGGTAGGAAAGCCTGTTGTCAAAGTACAGGTAGTTTCAGGAGTACCGGAACAGAGGTGTTGATGCTTTCAGAAGATTTGATCGGAAGGGAAGTTGATATTTATGTTGGGGTCGTGGCTAGAGACAGGTGTAGCCAGTCGGACAGCCAGTATTTGGGAAGGATGAAATTGCAAGGCCCGGAGCCGATATTAAAAGAGGAGAGGGAAATAACTGAAGTGATTTCGGAATTGGCTGCAGAAGACTTTCAAAATCCCTGTCTTGACGAAGAGAGGAGACTAACAGAGAAGAATGATATCGTTAAGGACATCCGGCCATTTGTAGATCCTTTGTATGACAAGGTCATATCGAAAGGAAGATCCTCTTATTTTAGAACGATGATCGTATATGATTTCGGAGGTTTTGTGTTTTCTTTCGGGAATACCAGCCTCAGTCGCAATTCTTTCTTGACGTAG
- a CDS encoding helix-turn-helix domain-containing protein — protein sequence MVTHHNHRNYTIKETAYQLNFEDPGYFSGFFKKKTGLSPEKFKASAALK from the coding sequence TTGGTTACCCACCATAATCACCGAAATTATACCATTAAAGAGACTGCCTATCAGCTCAACTTCGAAGATCCTGGCTATTTCTCCGGATTTTTCAAAAAAAAAACAGGCCTGAGCCCTGAAAAATTTAAAGCTTCAGCAGCGTTAAAGTAA
- a CDS encoding Crp/Fnr family transcriptional regulator: METLKKIITDIAAISESSAQKLCDLFEEVHYPKSHLLFRQHEMDPTLYVIKSGIARAYYRTDDSDVTFWFGTEGSAVVSYNSYINQTPGYESIELLEDTVLYRLEHRHLGALYETDIEIANWGRKLMEKEIILVEERLISRLLLNATQRYKNLMDHQPELLQRVQLTYIASYLGITPVSLSRIRAEIR; this comes from the coding sequence ATGGAAACCCTCAAAAAGATCATTACTGATATTGCTGCAATTTCTGAATCCTCAGCCCAAAAGCTGTGTGACCTTTTTGAGGAGGTTCATTACCCTAAATCTCATCTCCTGTTTCGTCAGCATGAAATGGACCCTACCCTTTATGTCATCAAATCTGGAATTGCCCGGGCCTATTACCGGACCGACGACAGTGATGTTACCTTTTGGTTTGGGACAGAAGGTAGTGCTGTGGTTTCCTACAATAGCTATATCAATCAGACTCCGGGATATGAAAGCATCGAACTGCTGGAAGATACGGTCCTCTATCGTCTGGAACATCGGCACCTTGGTGCTTTATATGAGACCGATATTGAAATCGCCAACTGGGGACGAAAACTGATGGAAAAAGAAATCATTCTGGTAGAAGAAAGGCTCATTTCCAGGTTATTGCTCAATGCCACACAACGCTACAAAAACCTGATGGACCATCAGCCGGAACTGTTGCAAAGGGTTCAGTTGACCTATATCGCTTCTTATCTGGGAATTACTCCCGTTTCTTTAAGCAGGATCAGGGCCGAAATCCGATAA
- a CDS encoding multidrug efflux SMR transporter, with protein sequence MSWILLILGGLFEVAFASCLGKMKETTGNAALMWGTGFVVCLVISMGLLIKATQTLPIGTAYAVWTGIGAVGTVLVGIFVFQEPATFWRIVFITTLICSIIGLKAVSSH encoded by the coding sequence ATGAGCTGGATATTATTAATTTTAGGAGGCCTTTTCGAAGTCGCTTTTGCTTCCTGTCTTGGAAAAATGAAAGAAACAACAGGAAACGCCGCTCTCATGTGGGGAACAGGCTTCGTGGTTTGTCTGGTCATCAGTATGGGGCTATTAATTAAAGCCACACAAACCTTGCCTATTGGAACTGCTTATGCAGTATGGACAGGTATTGGCGCTGTAGGAACAGTGCTGGTTGGGATCTTTGTATTCCAGGAGCCGGCTACCTTCTGGCGTATTGTTTTCATTACGACACTGATCTGTTCGATCATTGGATTAAAAGCCGTTTCTTCTCATTAA
- the holA gene encoding DNA polymerase III subunit delta: MSAADIIKDIKARKFKPVYLLHGEEPYYIDQIIHYMEEHILSDMEKGFNQTVLYGKDTDMAAVMNAAKRYPMMSDYQLIVVKEAQDLKWAKETEGSSKEAEFVQSYFEKPMPSTILVLGYKYANFDKRKKIYKSIDKNGLVFQSELVRDYKLAAWIDDFVKEKGYKIAPQASALMAEYLGADLSKIANEVEKLMLNIGKEVTIDTDLIQRNIGISKEYNVFELQKALAVKNVLKCNQIINYFADNPKANPMVMVMANLNAYFSKILKYHYLPNKGDAAKELGVNPYFVKDFETAARSYSLPKTFDIISLLREYDLKSKGVDSTGNITDGELLKELLFKMIH; the protein is encoded by the coding sequence ATGAGTGCTGCCGACATAATCAAAGACATTAAAGCCAGAAAGTTTAAACCTGTTTACCTGTTACATGGTGAAGAGCCCTATTACATAGACCAGATTATTCATTATATGGAAGAGCATATTTTGAGTGATATGGAAAAAGGGTTCAATCAAACGGTGCTGTATGGTAAGGATACAGATATGGCTGCCGTCATGAATGCGGCTAAACGTTATCCCATGATGTCAGATTACCAACTGATTGTCGTGAAAGAAGCGCAGGACCTGAAATGGGCCAAAGAAACGGAAGGAAGCAGTAAAGAGGCAGAGTTTGTTCAGAGTTATTTTGAAAAACCGATGCCCAGCACCATTCTCGTGCTCGGGTATAAATATGCCAACTTTGATAAGCGGAAGAAGATTTATAAGTCGATCGATAAAAACGGGCTGGTATTTCAGTCGGAACTGGTGCGCGATTATAAGCTTGCCGCATGGATCGACGATTTCGTAAAAGAGAAAGGGTATAAGATTGCCCCCCAAGCTTCCGCCTTAATGGCCGAATACCTGGGCGCCGACCTTTCCAAGATCGCCAATGAGGTAGAAAAGCTAATGCTGAATATCGGTAAGGAAGTGACCATTGATACCGATCTGATTCAAAGAAATATAGGGATCAGTAAAGAATATAATGTTTTTGAATTGCAAAAAGCACTGGCGGTAAAAAACGTTTTGAAGTGCAATCAGATCATCAACTATTTTGCCGACAATCCTAAAGCCAATCCGATGGTGATGGTCATGGCCAATCTGAATGCGTATTTCTCCAAGATTCTCAAATACCATTATTTGCCGAATAAAGGAGATGCAGCAAAAGAACTGGGCGTGAACCCCTATTTTGTGAAAGATTTTGAAACGGCAGCACGCAGTTATAGCCTGCCTAAAACTTTCGATATCATTAGCCTTTTGAGGGAGTATGACTTGAAAAGTAAAGGGGTGGACAGTACCGGAAACATCACCGACGGAGAGCTGTTGAAGGAATTACTCTTTAAAATGATCCATTAA
- a CDS encoding type I restriction enzyme HsdR N-terminal domain-containing protein has translation MAFTPTALNLPEYPFKITLKDNRHFIFDEIRKKHLVLTPEEWVRQHFIQYLILEKKFPKTLIQIEGGLNLNQLQKRSDIVIFNTSGERLMVIECKAPSVNITQAVFDQASRYNSVYKAKWLVVTNGLKHCYAQIDHIAERFQFSPELPEYLQL, from the coding sequence ATGGCATTTACCCCTACCGCATTGAACCTTCCTGAGTATCCTTTTAAAATTACACTAAAGGACAACAGGCATTTTATCTTTGATGAAATCCGTAAAAAGCACCTCGTGCTGACCCCTGAAGAATGGGTGAGGCAACATTTCATTCAGTATCTTATTCTTGAAAAAAAATTCCCCAAAACACTGATCCAGATTGAGGGAGGATTGAACCTGAACCAGCTGCAAAAACGAAGTGACATCGTTATTTTTAATACCTCCGGAGAAAGATTGATGGTGATTGAATGTAAAGCGCCATCGGTAAACATCACACAAGCGGTATTTGATCAGGCATCCCGCTACAATTCTGTTTATAAAGCCAAATGGCTGGTGGTGACCAACGGGCTGAAACATTGTTATGCCCAGATTGACCATATTGCAGAGCGATTCCAGTTTAGCCCTGAGTTACCGGAATACCTGCAGCTCTAA
- a CDS encoding valine--tRNA ligase, translating to MSISTKYDPAATEDKWYSYWMSKNFFHSEPDEREPYTIVIPPPNVTGVLHMGHMLNNTIQDVLVRRARMQGKNACWVPGTDHASIATEAKVVAMLKERGIEKKDLSREEFLKYAWEWKEKYGGIILEQLKKLGASCDWERTRFTMDEGMSEAVIDCFIHLHKQGRIYRGIRMVNWDPAGKTAVSDEEVIRKEVNQKLYYIKYTVAGTNDQEFLTIATTRPETIMADAAICINPNDERYTHLKGKKVFVPLINREIPVIEDEYVTMDFGTGCLKVTPAHDLNDYELGVKHKLPVIDILNDDGTLNELAVILVGEDRFIARKKIAVLLDEAGHLEKVEDYKSQIGFSERTDVAIEPKLSLQWFCKMDEMAKPALEDVLNGDIKLIPEKFGNTYRHWMENVRDWNISRQLWWGHQIPVWYDDQGNWVVAKTKEAALDEFLKLKDIDGVFTATEATGFKHQLAPFVKQDPDVMDTWFSAWLWPISVFDGIRNPDNAEINYYYPTNDLVTAPEILFFWVARMIMAGHEFRGKKPFNNVYLTGIVRDKQGRKMSKSLGNSPDPIGLIEKYGADGVRVGMLLCSPAGNDLMFDESYCEQGRNFANKIWNAFRLVKGWEVDENLANPNAQAILWFENRFNEALAEIEDNFKQYRLSEALMASYKLVWDDFCAWYLEMVKPAYQHPIDAETLKVTIGFFEKILTLLHPYMPFLTEELWHDELFGEKGEMDCCIVAAYPVVGTADAALLKEVEVVKGLVAEIRNVRNTKQISPKEALPLNIKVNSGLDYEKWMNIIFKLANINEVEFVNDKIAGAASFMVGNDEFFIQLNETIDVAAEKERLNVELVYLQGFLKSVDAKLSNERFVQNAKPEIIQNERNKKADAEAKISIIVGQIESLG from the coding sequence ATGAGCATTTCTACAAAATACGACCCGGCGGCGACTGAAGATAAATGGTATAGCTACTGGATGTCAAAGAACTTTTTCCATTCTGAGCCGGATGAGCGCGAGCCTTACACTATTGTAATCCCACCGCCCAATGTGACGGGTGTTTTACACATGGGACACATGTTGAACAATACGATTCAGGATGTCTTGGTCCGCAGGGCGAGGATGCAGGGAAAGAATGCATGTTGGGTACCTGGTACAGACCATGCTTCTATCGCTACAGAGGCGAAGGTTGTGGCGATGTTGAAGGAGCGGGGTATTGAGAAGAAGGACCTGAGCAGGGAAGAGTTTCTGAAATATGCCTGGGAGTGGAAGGAGAAGTACGGAGGCATTATTCTGGAGCAATTGAAAAAGCTGGGTGCTTCCTGTGATTGGGAGCGGACTCGTTTTACGATGGACGAAGGGATGTCTGAGGCGGTGATTGACTGTTTCATTCATTTGCATAAGCAAGGAAGAATTTACCGTGGTATAAGGATGGTGAACTGGGATCCTGCGGGTAAGACTGCCGTTTCCGACGAGGAGGTGATCCGTAAAGAGGTAAATCAGAAATTATACTATATCAAATATACCGTTGCGGGTACGAATGATCAGGAATTCCTGACCATTGCGACAACGCGTCCGGAGACGATCATGGCGGATGCTGCAATTTGTATCAATCCGAATGATGAGCGTTATACCCACCTGAAGGGGAAAAAAGTATTTGTTCCATTGATCAACAGGGAGATTCCTGTGATTGAGGATGAGTACGTGACGATGGACTTTGGAACTGGATGTTTGAAGGTTACTCCTGCGCATGATTTAAACGATTATGAACTTGGGGTTAAGCACAAACTTCCGGTAATTGACATCTTAAATGACGATGGTACTTTAAATGAGCTGGCGGTAATCCTTGTTGGTGAGGACCGTTTCATCGCGAGAAAGAAAATTGCGGTGTTATTGGATGAGGCCGGACATTTGGAAAAAGTCGAAGATTATAAATCTCAGATTGGTTTTTCGGAACGTACGGATGTGGCCATTGAGCCGAAATTGTCTTTACAATGGTTCTGTAAGATGGATGAGATGGCTAAGCCAGCGCTGGAAGATGTGTTAAACGGTGATATAAAGTTGATTCCGGAGAAATTTGGAAATACTTACCGTCATTGGATGGAGAATGTCCGGGATTGGAATATCAGCAGGCAGTTATGGTGGGGACACCAGATTCCGGTATGGTATGACGACCAGGGAAACTGGGTTGTTGCGAAGACTAAAGAAGCGGCTTTAGATGAATTTTTAAAGCTTAAAGATATTGATGGTGTATTTACTGCGACGGAAGCTACGGGCTTTAAGCATCAGCTGGCTCCGTTTGTGAAACAGGATCCTGATGTAATGGATACCTGGTTCTCTGCCTGGTTATGGCCGATCTCGGTTTTTGATGGCATCAGAAATCCGGACAATGCGGAGATCAACTATTACTATCCGACCAATGACCTGGTTACTGCTCCGGAGATTTTATTCTTCTGGGTAGCGAGGATGATCATGGCCGGACATGAGTTCCGTGGAAAGAAACCTTTCAACAATGTATACCTGACTGGTATTGTAAGAGATAAACAAGGACGTAAGATGTCTAAATCTCTGGGCAATTCACCTGATCCGATTGGCCTGATTGAAAAATATGGTGCTGATGGGGTAAGGGTAGGAATGTTGTTGTGTTCTCCTGCGGGGAATGACCTCATGTTTGATGAGAGCTATTGCGAGCAGGGCAGGAACTTTGCCAATAAGATCTGGAATGCTTTCCGTCTGGTTAAAGGATGGGAAGTGGATGAAAACCTGGCTAATCCTAATGCGCAGGCGATCTTATGGTTTGAGAACCGCTTTAATGAAGCATTGGCTGAGATTGAGGATAACTTCAAACAATATCGTTTATCTGAGGCATTGATGGCTTCTTACAAACTGGTGTGGGATGATTTCTGTGCCTGGTATCTGGAAATGGTGAAGCCTGCTTATCAGCATCCTATTGATGCGGAAACATTGAAAGTGACCATTGGTTTCTTTGAGAAGATTTTGACTTTATTACATCCATATATGCCTTTCCTTACGGAAGAATTATGGCATGATGAATTGTTTGGTGAAAAAGGGGAGATGGACTGCTGTATCGTTGCTGCTTATCCGGTTGTAGGAACGGCTGATGCAGCGTTGCTGAAAGAGGTTGAAGTTGTGAAAGGCCTTGTTGCAGAGATCAGAAACGTACGTAATACCAAACAGATCTCACCTAAAGAAGCTTTGCCTTTAAACATTAAGGTCAACTCGGGACTGGATTATGAGAAATGGATGAACATCATTTTCAAACTGGCGAATATCAATGAAGTAGAGTTTGTAAATGATAAGATTGCCGGAGCTGCCAGCTTTATGGTGGGGAACGATGAGTTCTTTATCCAGTTGAACGAAACGATCGATGTAGCAGCAGAAAAGGAACGCTTAAACGTAGAATTAGTTTACCTGCAAGGCTTCCTGAAGTCTGTTGATGCAAAGCTCAGCAATGAACGTTTTGTTCAGAATGCGAAGCCGGAGATCATTCAGAACGAACGGAATAAAAAAGCAGATGCAGAAGCTAAAATCAGCATTATTGTAGGACAGATCGAATCTCTGGGTTAA
- a CDS encoding putative immunity protein, producing the protein MRDKRFVAIHRGGSLSREEHNQLIKWAHACVCHVLTLLPRGIDERLNDALDVAKAWENEQASVGEARNASLQAIAVANESSDPVSIAIARSVGHAVATAHMADHSLRAAEYALKAIKAANKSIEKERKWQDEHMPPEVRVLLLSARYKS; encoded by the coding sequence ATGAGAGATAAACGATTTGTTGCCATTCACCGTGGGGGTTCGCTTAGCAGAGAAGAACATAATCAATTGATAAAATGGGCTCATGCTTGTGTTTGTCATGTGTTGACTCTTCTTCCAAGGGGCATCGATGAGCGTTTAAATGATGCGCTGGATGTTGCAAAGGCCTGGGAGAATGAGCAGGCTTCAGTTGGGGAAGCAAGAAATGCATCTTTACAAGCTATTGCGGTTGCCAATGAGTCTTCCGATCCGGTTTCAATTGCCATTGCACGGTCAGTTGGACATGCAGTTGCCACGGCCCATATGGCTGACCACTCGTTAAGAGCCGCAGAATATGCCTTGAAAGCAATAAAGGCAGCAAACAAATCAATTGAGAAAGAAAGAAAATGGCAAGATGAACACATGCCGCCGGAAGTTAGGGTGCTTCTTTTATCGGCCCGGTATAAAAGCTAA